A DNA window from Maribellus comscasis contains the following coding sequences:
- a CDS encoding aspartate aminotransferase family protein produces the protein MIIPFYTPFEKYLEKSEDCYLYDTEGKKYIDFESGVWCANLGHNHPKINHVIKNQLKKSIHQGYLFRNRQAENLSEKIAQKTELKNGKSVFLSSGSEAVNLAITLAKQITGRDKILTTDISYLSAYGDGQNSQKNNNLIVIPFNNSYAIQNIDFSQIAALVIETGGASLGIIKFPDFQFIQKLEKQAKQNGVIVIANEVTTGMGRTGKWFGFQHYNVLPDMVTTGKALGNGYPVSAVSVSKEIAKEFDDAPFCYAQSHQNDPLGCAVALEVFRIMEEENHVEKGALTGVFFKKELEKVAKNHSGTIKEIRARGMMLALESQKEINSEKIHSQLFDNGFVTGNKFNTLRFMPPLTLPQKDVNQLIKSIKETLQLLK, from the coding sequence ATGATAATTCCGTTTTATACCCCTTTTGAAAAATACCTCGAAAAATCAGAAGATTGCTATTTATATGATACTGAAGGAAAAAAATACATCGATTTTGAATCGGGTGTTTGGTGCGCAAATCTGGGGCACAATCATCCAAAAATTAACCATGTAATAAAAAACCAATTAAAAAAATCAATTCACCAGGGATATCTTTTCAGAAACAGGCAGGCTGAAAACCTTTCAGAAAAAATAGCACAAAAAACCGAATTAAAAAACGGGAAAAGTGTATTTCTAAGTTCGGGATCTGAAGCTGTAAACCTTGCCATTACTTTGGCCAAACAAATTACAGGCCGGGATAAAATTCTTACGACAGATATTTCATACCTCAGTGCTTACGGAGACGGGCAAAATTCACAAAAAAACAACAATTTAATCGTTATTCCTTTTAACAATAGTTATGCAATTCAAAATATCGATTTCAGTCAAATTGCAGCACTTGTAATAGAAACCGGAGGCGCATCGCTGGGAATTATTAAATTTCCTGATTTTCAATTTATCCAAAAACTGGAAAAGCAAGCAAAACAAAATGGTGTAATTGTTATCGCAAATGAAGTAACCACCGGAATGGGACGCACCGGGAAATGGTTTGGATTTCAGCATTACAATGTTCTCCCCGACATGGTAACTACAGGAAAAGCATTGGGTAACGGATACCCTGTTAGTGCAGTTTCTGTTTCGAAAGAGATAGCAAAAGAATTTGATGATGCTCCTTTCTGTTATGCACAGTCGCACCAAAACGATCCGCTGGGTTGTGCGGTTGCGTTGGAAGTTTTCAGAATAATGGAAGAAGAAAACCATGTTGAAAAAGGAGCCCTCACCGGAGTATTTTTCAAAAAAGAACTGGAAAAAGTGGCTAAAAATCATTCCGGTACAATAAAGGAAATCAGGGCACGAGGAATGATGCTGGCGTTGGAATCTCAAAAAGAGATAAACTCAGAAAAAATCCACAGTCAGCTTTTTGATAATGGTTTTGTTACGGGAAACAAATTTAATACACTTCGTTTTATGCCACCACTCACATTACCCCAGAAAGACGTTAATCAACTGATAAAAAGTATTAAAGAGACATTACAGTTATTGAAATAG
- a CDS encoding LytR/AlgR family response regulator transcription factor — translation MRVVIVEDETVAAERLGKMLEEIAPDFSIAANLGSVKESVKWFSKNQADLIFLDIQLSDGISFSIFEQVQVNTPVIFTTAYDQYSIKAFELNSIAYLLKPIRKEDLTLSLQKYKSVKSAFTIDFESLLSEIKGTQPEFKKRFIIQIGQKIRMVETAAIAWFNAIGKNVFIKTFDGQSYPVEFSLDKLETQLNPNQFFRINRKYIVNLNAIENMTAWSRSRIKLKLKPPVEDEIETVVSVDRSPVFKKWLDK, via the coding sequence ATGAGAGTAGTTATAGTTGAAGATGAAACAGTGGCTGCCGAACGGCTTGGAAAAATGCTGGAAGAAATCGCCCCCGACTTTTCAATTGCAGCTAATTTAGGCTCTGTAAAAGAATCAGTAAAGTGGTTTTCAAAAAACCAGGCCGATCTGATTTTTCTGGACATCCAGCTCTCTGACGGAATAAGTTTTAGTATTTTTGAACAGGTTCAGGTCAACACGCCCGTTATTTTTACAACTGCTTACGACCAGTATTCGATAAAAGCTTTTGAACTGAATAGTATCGCCTATTTGTTAAAGCCAATTCGAAAGGAAGATTTGACCCTTAGTCTTCAAAAATACAAATCGGTAAAATCCGCCTTTACTATCGACTTCGAAAGTTTGTTATCTGAAATAAAAGGTACTCAGCCGGAATTCAAAAAACGTTTTATCATTCAAATCGGTCAAAAAATAAGGATGGTAGAAACTGCCGCAATTGCCTGGTTCAATGCCATAGGAAAAAACGTCTTTATAAAAACATTCGATGGCCAATCTTACCCTGTTGAATTTAGTCTCGACAAACTGGAAACGCAACTCAATCCAAATCAGTTTTTTCGCATCAACAGGAAATATATCGTCAATTTGAATGCCATTGAAAACATGACAGCCTGGTCGCGAAGCCGGATAAAACTAAAACTGAAACCGCCGGTGGAAGACGAGATTGAAACCGTGGTAAGTGTCGATCGGTCTCCTGTTTTTAAAAAATGGCTGGATAAATAG
- a CDS encoding sensor histidine kinase — translation MSFTTVNQLFPFRKLLNFLLGISVGVQLVIILYNHYSGYAIIEGATHFLIRLSFGSLLSLVGGFMLAYPNLFLIHFLNKKLSWHKKIFLRITVQFLFAFLLAVFISIFVTLISNAVSPFTNDDLNSILFYNALITVGVNILMMISLEAWLYFNESNRSKIKAENLERELSQIKFEVLKSQINPHFMFNSLNVLSGLIDKDVKKAQRFIDEFSMIYRYVLETIEKPVVSLNEELKFIRSYISLQQMRYDNSLYLDVDLPGEFLKTYLPPLSLQVTIENAIKHNIVNTSNPLKIELCVKDKWLVVRNNLQPKISSGGSTGLGQKNMIKRYAMISEQTPKFMVKTNFYEVELPLIKPEEI, via the coding sequence ATGAGCTTTACAACTGTAAATCAACTTTTCCCTTTTCGAAAACTTCTTAACTTTTTGCTGGGAATTTCTGTCGGAGTCCAATTGGTTATCATTTTATACAATCACTATTCGGGTTATGCAATAATTGAAGGTGCAACACATTTTTTAATCCGCCTTTCCTTTGGCTCGCTTCTCAGTCTTGTTGGCGGTTTTATGTTGGCTTATCCCAATTTGTTCCTTATTCATTTTTTGAACAAAAAATTGTCATGGCACAAAAAAATCTTTTTGCGAATAACGGTTCAGTTTCTGTTTGCGTTTCTTCTGGCCGTTTTCATTTCAATTTTTGTTACATTAATTTCAAATGCAGTAAGCCCGTTTACCAACGACGATTTAAATTCAATTCTTTTTTATAACGCGTTAATTACAGTTGGAGTAAACATTTTGATGATGATTTCTCTCGAAGCCTGGCTTTATTTTAATGAAAGTAACCGTTCAAAAATAAAAGCCGAAAACCTTGAAAGAGAACTCTCGCAAATCAAATTTGAAGTATTAAAAAGTCAGATCAATCCGCATTTTATGTTTAACAGCTTAAATGTTCTTTCCGGATTAATTGATAAAGATGTAAAAAAAGCCCAACGATTTATCGATGAGTTTTCAATGATTTACCGCTATGTTCTGGAAACTATTGAAAAACCGGTTGTGTCGCTTAACGAAGAATTAAAATTTATCCGCTCGTATATTTCTCTTCAGCAAATGCGTTACGACAATTCATTATATCTTGATGTTGATTTGCCGGGTGAATTTTTAAAAACGTATTTACCGCCACTATCGCTGCAGGTAACCATTGAAAATGCTATTAAACACAACATTGTCAACACTTCAAATCCATTAAAAATAGAACTTTGTGTCAAAGATAAATGGCTGGTAGTGCGGAACAACTTGCAACCCAAAATCTCATCCGGAGGTTCTACCGGATTGGGACAAAAAAATATGATAAAACGTTATGCAATGATAAGCGAACAGACTCCAAAATTTATGGTTAAAACCAACTTCTATGAAGTAGAACTACCCTTGATAAAACCAGAAGAAATATGA
- a CDS encoding PAS domain-containing protein, which translates to MRLEFVRIEEANDLVNQLIEHHPQAIFLTDHDFKVKYFNKSFQKLTKSDKGDIIDHEFCEIMGCTQRGTAVTRESNFCKKCQMRELLSGGNLSEVALIREFYINNKIVTKHLHIDTHRVVMHGDKYRLVVIEDRTRKH; encoded by the coding sequence ATGCGACTTGAATTTGTACGAATTGAAGAGGCAAACGACCTGGTAAACCAACTGATTGAGCACCATCCGCAAGCCATTTTTTTAACCGACCACGACTTTAAAGTCAAATATTTTAACAAATCTTTTCAAAAGCTTACAAAAAGCGACAAAGGTGATATTATTGACCACGAGTTTTGCGAAATAATGGGATGTACACAACGGGGAACCGCTGTTACCCGCGAAAGCAATTTCTGTAAAAAATGCCAGATGCGCGAATTGCTTTCCGGCGGTAATCTTTCAGAAGTGGCGCTAATTCGGGAATTTTACATCAACAATAAAATTGTAACCAAACACCTGCACATCGATACACACCGGGTGGTAATGCACGGAGATAAATATCGTTTGGTAGTAATTGAAGATCGCACACGCAAGCACTAA
- a CDS encoding DUF4197 domain-containing protein: MKIIKILPFTFLFLFTACAELAQIAQQTLEESQGQSLTRTEIVAGLKEALVVGTNKSVDILGLTDGYYKDEMVKILLPPEADMIVDNVSKIPGGQKLVEDVLLRINRAAEDAVSEAKPIFINSIKSMTITDAIGILRGADNAATQYLHNTTYNQLFALYRPKIKASVDKKLVGNVSTGQSWDLLTGKWNEVANSMVGKVAGFKPVEIDLDEYLTQKALDGLFLKIENQEKLIREDPAARVTDILKRVFGSVNS; encoded by the coding sequence ATGAAAATTATTAAAATTTTACCCTTTACATTTCTATTCCTTTTTACAGCTTGTGCCGAACTGGCACAAATTGCACAACAAACACTTGAAGAAAGCCAGGGGCAATCGTTAACCCGGACCGAGATTGTTGCCGGGCTAAAAGAAGCACTTGTTGTTGGAACAAACAAATCGGTAGATATTTTAGGGCTTACCGATGGCTACTACAAAGATGAAATGGTAAAAATTTTACTACCGCCTGAAGCCGATATGATTGTAGACAACGTCAGCAAAATTCCGGGAGGCCAAAAATTGGTTGAAGATGTTTTGTTGCGAATTAACAGAGCGGCAGAAGACGCAGTTTCAGAAGCCAAACCCATTTTTATAAACAGTATAAAAAGTATGACCATTACCGATGCTATTGGGATACTGAGAGGAGCCGACAATGCCGCAACACAATATTTACACAATACGACTTACAATCAGCTTTTTGCTTTGTACCGTCCAAAAATAAAGGCTTCAGTAGACAAAAAACTGGTTGGAAATGTATCGACAGGACAAAGCTGGGATTTGCTTACCGGAAAATGGAATGAAGTTGCAAATTCAATGGTTGGAAAAGTTGCCGGCTTTAAACCCGTTGAAATCGATTTAGATGAATACCTGACACAAAAAGCACTCGATGGACTATTTCTAAAAATAGAAAACCAGGAGAAATTAATCCGGGAAGATCCGGCTGCAAGGGTCACTGATATTTTAAAACGTGTATTTGGTTCAGTTAACAGCTAA
- a CDS encoding YgiQ family radical SAM protein encodes MTNIQTNSNQWLPTSKKEVKQLGWSDIDVILFTGDAYIDHPSFGAAVIGRVLEAEGLRVAVIPQPNWKDDLRDFKKLGKPRLFFAVTGGNMDSMVNHYTAGKRKRSNDAYTPGGRSGYRPDYATIIYSNILKKLYPEIPLVVGGIEASLRRVTHYDYWSDKLMPSILVDSKADMLFYGMGEKSIIEFARLVKRGVPVENLTTIPQTSFIVDARKNYATKKNWDELELASHEECLADRKTFARNFMHIEEESNKMEAKKLIQKVDNRKIVVNPPWPTFKEKEIDRVYDLPYTRLPHPRYNNKETIPAYEMIRHSINIHRGCFGGCTFCTISAHQGKFIASRSQKSVLKEVEKVTEMPDFKGYISDLGGPSANMYKMKGIHEEICRKCKRPSCIFPSICKNLDTSHKPMLDLYKKVRQNPKIKKAFVGSGIRYDMILEKTGNKETDKSNKEYLREVIKHHVSGRLKVAPEHSSDEVLKFMRKPSFQLFEKLNDEFIKINKEEKLNQQLVPYFISSHPGSKSEDMADLAIRTKKMNFRLEQVQDFTPTPMTLATVVYYSGYHPYTMEKIFTAKNKHDKENQRQFFFWYKNEFKNSIKKDLGKKGRNDLVKQLFKK; translated from the coding sequence ATGACCAATATTCAAACAAATAGCAACCAATGGTTGCCCACATCGAAGAAAGAGGTAAAACAACTTGGATGGAGCGATATCGATGTGATACTTTTTACGGGAGATGCATATATTGATCATCCTTCATTTGGAGCAGCCGTAATCGGACGCGTTCTTGAAGCGGAAGGACTTCGGGTAGCGGTGATTCCGCAACCCAATTGGAAAGACGATCTGCGTGATTTCAAAAAACTGGGGAAACCAAGACTTTTTTTTGCGGTAACCGGTGGAAACATGGATTCGATGGTTAATCATTATACCGCCGGAAAGCGGAAAAGAAGCAACGATGCCTATACACCAGGCGGAAGATCAGGGTACCGGCCCGATTATGCGACCATTATTTATTCCAATATTCTAAAAAAACTTTATCCTGAAATCCCGCTCGTGGTCGGAGGGATTGAAGCATCGCTGCGAAGGGTTACACACTACGATTACTGGTCGGATAAGCTGATGCCTTCCATTTTGGTGGATTCGAAGGCTGACATGCTTTTTTACGGAATGGGTGAAAAATCGATTATTGAATTTGCCCGTTTGGTAAAAAGAGGAGTACCGGTTGAAAACCTGACTACCATTCCGCAAACCTCATTTATAGTTGATGCCAGGAAAAACTATGCTACGAAAAAGAACTGGGATGAGTTGGAATTGGCGTCACACGAAGAATGTTTGGCCGACCGGAAAACATTTGCCCGGAATTTTATGCATATCGAGGAAGAATCGAATAAAATGGAGGCCAAAAAACTGATTCAGAAAGTTGATAACCGCAAAATTGTGGTAAATCCGCCATGGCCTACTTTCAAAGAAAAAGAAATTGATCGGGTTTACGACCTGCCATACACCCGACTCCCCCACCCGCGTTACAACAACAAAGAAACGATTCCGGCTTATGAAATGATCCGGCATTCGATAAACATTCACCGTGGTTGCTTTGGCGGATGTACATTTTGCACCATTTCGGCACATCAGGGAAAATTTATCGCCAGCCGTTCACAAAAATCGGTTTTAAAAGAAGTTGAAAAGGTTACAGAAATGCCTGATTTTAAAGGCTACATTTCTGATTTGGGAGGTCCCTCTGCCAATATGTACAAAATGAAAGGAATCCATGAAGAAATTTGCAGGAAGTGTAAACGACCGTCGTGTATTTTCCCTTCCATTTGTAAAAACCTCGACACCAGCCATAAACCCATGCTTGATTTATACAAAAAGGTGCGACAAAATCCAAAAATAAAAAAGGCATTTGTGGGAAGTGGAATTCGCTACGATATGATATTGGAAAAAACCGGGAACAAAGAAACAGACAAAAGCAACAAGGAATATTTGCGGGAAGTTATAAAACACCATGTTTCGGGCCGGTTAAAAGTGGCGCCGGAGCATTCGTCGGACGAAGTATTAAAATTTATGCGAAAGCCTTCATTTCAATTGTTTGAAAAATTAAATGATGAATTCATTAAAATAAACAAGGAAGAAAAACTAAACCAGCAGTTAGTTCCCTATTTTATTTCAAGCCATCCTGGAAGCAAATCAGAAGACATGGCTGATTTGGCTATTCGAACAAAAAAGATGAATTTCAGACTGGAACAAGTTCAGGATTTTACCCCCACGCCAATGACTCTGGCAACAGTTGTTTATTACTCGGGCTACCATCCGTACACCATGGAAAAAATTTTTACTGCCAAAAATAAACATGACAAGGAAAACCAGCGGCAATTTTTCTTTTGGTATAAAAACGAATTTAAAAATTCGATCAAAAAGGACCTCGGAAAAAAGGGACGCAATGATTTGGTCAAGCAATTGTTCAAAAAATAA
- a CDS encoding GNAT family N-acyltransferase, which produces MELLKPKDIFKTRPAFTLLGGEYFAKFLMYILRFNKLNKIYSQIAEKHGLEFIDEVIKSFEFNIEFDEQELKRIPQKGPVVVVSNHPFGGLDGLILIKYLSMVRSDVKVIANFLLEKIEPVSNYFIADNPFDKNNTENGFAGIKQAISHLKNEGVLCLFPAGDVSTYGTFDSATDQVWQFPVVKFVKKARVPVIPVHFQGTNSRLFHILAKIHPSLRQVRLPSELLSKKHKNIKIRIGSPIKVEEQDRFDDVYQFGRFVRAKTYSMESNIEVRRFFNYSMKPSSKPEAIIDPVPQEEILKEIQKIKQDYTLFNLKNYTAYCAPSKEIPNILNEIGRLREITFRDVGEGTNQSIDIDEFDLYYNQMFIWDEDEQRLVGAYRIGLGKDILTQYGKRGFYLHTLFRIDEEFKTVLSESLELGRSFVIKEYQRKPMPLFLLWKGILYFLLKNPEYRYLIGPVSISNNYSKISKDLIIKFIMSNHLNWKMAQHIKPRNSYKFKSNNPDINILMENMERDINRLDKTIGDLDETNSGLPVLLKKYIKLNSKIIGFNVDPKFNNCLDGLIVLDVYDVPKNTIESLSKEANDGSILERFYSNRE; this is translated from the coding sequence ATGGAATTATTAAAACCTAAGGACATTTTTAAAACACGTCCTGCATTTACTCTACTCGGAGGTGAATATTTTGCCAAATTTCTGATGTATATTCTCCGTTTCAACAAACTAAATAAAATTTACAGCCAGATAGCTGAAAAACATGGACTCGAATTTATAGACGAGGTGATTAAAAGCTTCGAGTTTAATATTGAGTTTGATGAACAGGAATTAAAAAGGATCCCTCAAAAGGGTCCGGTAGTCGTGGTTTCCAATCACCCGTTTGGAGGACTTGACGGGCTGATTTTGATAAAATATCTTTCAATGGTCAGAAGCGATGTAAAGGTTATCGCCAACTTTTTGCTGGAGAAAATTGAACCGGTTTCCAACTATTTTATTGCTGATAATCCATTTGATAAAAACAATACAGAAAATGGTTTTGCCGGAATAAAACAGGCCATATCGCATTTAAAAAACGAAGGGGTTTTGTGTTTATTTCCGGCCGGCGATGTAAGTACTTACGGTACTTTCGACAGCGCCACCGATCAGGTTTGGCAGTTTCCGGTGGTTAAATTTGTAAAAAAGGCGAGAGTGCCGGTTATTCCTGTACATTTTCAGGGAACAAACAGCCGCCTTTTTCATATTCTGGCAAAAATACACCCTTCGCTCCGGCAGGTAAGGCTTCCTTCCGAACTGCTCAGCAAAAAGCATAAAAACATTAAAATCCGGATAGGAAGTCCGATAAAGGTTGAAGAGCAGGATCGATTCGACGATGTGTACCAGTTCGGGCGTTTTGTCCGGGCAAAAACATACAGTATGGAATCGAATATTGAAGTCAGGCGATTCTTTAATTATTCAATGAAACCATCCTCGAAACCTGAGGCCATTATTGACCCCGTTCCGCAGGAAGAAATTTTAAAGGAAATTCAAAAAATAAAACAGGATTACACACTGTTTAATCTCAAAAATTATACAGCATACTGTGCTCCTTCAAAAGAAATTCCAAATATTTTGAATGAAATTGGCCGGCTTCGTGAAATTACTTTTCGCGATGTGGGTGAGGGAACAAATCAGAGCATTGATATTGATGAGTTTGATTTGTACTACAACCAAATGTTTATCTGGGATGAAGACGAACAACGCCTGGTTGGTGCGTACCGGATTGGTTTAGGCAAAGACATCCTTACACAATACGGGAAGCGTGGCTTTTATTTACATACTCTTTTTCGGATTGATGAGGAGTTTAAAACTGTTTTGAGTGAAAGCCTCGAACTTGGACGTTCGTTTGTGATTAAAGAATACCAGCGAAAACCTATGCCGCTGTTCTTGCTTTGGAAAGGGATTCTTTACTTTTTGCTAAAAAACCCGGAGTACCGCTATTTGATCGGTCCGGTGAGTATTAGTAATAATTATTCAAAAATTTCGAAAGACCTGATTATTAAATTTATCATGTCGAACCATCTGAACTGGAAAATGGCGCAACACATAAAACCGAGGAACAGTTACAAATTTAAAAGTAACAATCCGGATATTAATATTTTGATGGAGAATATGGAGCGTGATATCAACCGCCTGGATAAAACCATCGGCGATTTGGATGAAACGAATTCCGGGTTACCGGTTCTTTTGAAGAAGTATATCAAGCTGAATTCGAAAATCATAGGTTTTAACGTCGATCCAAAATTTAATAACTGTCTTGACGGATTGATTGTTCTGGATGTTTATGATGTGCCAAAGAATACCATCGAGTCACTTTCAAAAGAAGCCAACGACGGCTCCATTCTTGAACGTTTTTACAGCAACAGGGAATAG
- a CDS encoding ABC-F family ATP-binding cassette domain-containing protein, producing the protein MITVANLKIQFGKRVLFQDVNLKFTAGNCYGVIGANGAGKSTFLKAISGEINATSGNISLGPGERLSVLSQDHFAFDEFTVLNTVLKGHTQMWDLMQEKDALYNKPDFSEEDGMKAAELEETFGNMGGWNAENDAATLLSNLGIKEKFHYTLMKDMDGKQKVRVLLAQALFGNPDNLLLDEPTNDLDLETVQWLENYLSNYENTVLVVSHDRHFLDAISTHTVDIDYGKIKLFAGNYSFWYESSQLALRQQKIQNKKAEEKKKELQEFISRFSANVAKSKQTTSRKKMLEKLNIEDIEPSTRRYPGIIFTPDRQAGNQILEVNGLSASVDGKLLFKDVDFKAEKDEKIVFLSRDTRAMTAFFEIISGNKKPDTGTYQWGQTITTAYLPLDNSDYFNSDMTLFDWLCQFTNDTTEVFIRGQLGKMLFAGEEIYKKVNVLSGGEKIRCIIAKMMLEGANALILDTPTNHLDLESIQAFNNNLIKYPGNIFMSSHDHEFIQTVCNRIIELTPNGIIDKLMDYDDYISDGKIHELREKMYAE; encoded by the coding sequence ATGATTACAGTAGCAAATTTGAAAATTCAGTTTGGGAAACGCGTTTTATTTCAGGATGTTAATTTGAAATTTACTGCGGGAAACTGCTACGGCGTTATTGGAGCCAACGGAGCCGGCAAATCTACTTTTTTGAAAGCCATTTCGGGCGAAATTAACGCTACCTCGGGAAACATTTCACTCGGACCAGGCGAACGACTTTCGGTATTAAGCCAGGACCACTTCGCATTTGACGAGTTTACCGTACTCAACACCGTATTAAAAGGACACACTCAAATGTGGGATTTAATGCAGGAAAAAGACGCCCTGTACAACAAACCCGATTTTTCAGAGGAAGACGGTATGAAAGCCGCTGAACTGGAAGAAACTTTTGGAAACATGGGAGGATGGAATGCTGAAAACGATGCAGCAACGTTGCTTAGCAACCTGGGCATAAAGGAAAAATTCCACTACACCCTGATGAAAGACATGGACGGAAAACAAAAAGTAAGGGTGTTGCTGGCACAGGCGCTTTTTGGAAATCCTGATAATTTGTTACTTGATGAGCCAACCAACGACCTTGACCTGGAAACTGTTCAATGGCTTGAAAATTATTTGTCGAATTACGAAAACACAGTGTTGGTAGTTTCTCACGACCGACACTTTCTCGACGCGATTAGCACGCACACGGTTGACATTGATTACGGAAAAATAAAACTGTTTGCCGGAAATTACAGTTTCTGGTACGAAAGCAGTCAGTTAGCATTACGGCAACAAAAAATTCAAAATAAAAAGGCAGAAGAGAAAAAGAAAGAACTACAGGAATTTATTTCGCGTTTTAGTGCCAATGTGGCCAAATCAAAACAAACCACAAGCCGCAAAAAAATGTTGGAAAAACTTAATATTGAAGATATTGAGCCATCAACACGCAGGTATCCGGGAATAATCTTTACTCCGGATCGTCAGGCAGGAAACCAAATTCTGGAAGTAAACGGACTGAGTGCCAGCGTTGATGGAAAACTACTTTTTAAAGATGTCGATTTTAAGGCTGAAAAAGATGAAAAGATTGTTTTTCTCTCAAGAGATACACGGGCGATGACCGCCTTTTTTGAAATTATTAGCGGGAATAAGAAGCCTGATACAGGAACTTATCAGTGGGGACAAACCATCACTACTGCCTATTTACCACTTGATAATTCAGACTATTTCAACAGTGACATGACGCTGTTTGACTGGCTTTGCCAATTTACAAACGACACTACTGAAGTTTTTATCCGCGGGCAACTGGGAAAAATGCTTTTTGCAGGAGAAGAAATCTATAAAAAAGTGAATGTACTTTCCGGAGGTGAAAAAATACGTTGTATCATCGCAAAAATGATGCTTGAAGGTGCCAACGCACTCATTTTAGACACGCCAACCAACCACCTCGACCTGGAATCCATTCAGGCTTTTAACAATAACCTGATTAAATATCCCGGTAATATTTTTATGTCGTCGCACGACCACGAGTTTATTCAAACCGTTTGTAACCGGATTATTGAATTGACTCCCAATGGAATTATTGACAAATTAATGGATTACGACGATTATATTTCAGACGGAAAAATTCATGAACTGAGGGAAAAAATGTATGCTGAATAA
- a CDS encoding YwbE family protein, protein MVNKSPDGKQRKNIHIGDEVEIVQKHHQRTGELTDGIVKRILTNSANHPHGIKVMLETGEVGRVKRIIEED, encoded by the coding sequence ATGGTTAATAAATCCCCCGACGGGAAACAAAGAAAAAATATTCACATTGGCGATGAAGTTGAAATCGTACAAAAACACCATCAGCGAACCGGCGAATTAACCGATGGAATTGTCAAACGAATTCTTACCAATTCGGCGAATCACCCGCACGGAATTAAAGTTATGCTTGAAACAGGAGAAGTTGGGCGTGTAAAAAGAATTATTGAAGAAGATTAA
- a CDS encoding DUF3795 domain-containing protein — protein sequence MKVMLAYCGLECSTCPIFLATLETDKSKQFEMRKTIAKECMELYNMQLQPEEITDCDGCNSDTGRIFAGCSNCNIKKCAQAKNLKSCACCPDFSCLKLEEMFALDPDAKIRLVKIHNSNKFN from the coding sequence ATGAAAGTCATGCTTGCTTATTGCGGACTTGAATGCAGCACCTGCCCCATTTTTCTGGCTACTTTGGAAACAGACAAATCCAAACAGTTTGAAATGCGAAAAACAATAGCCAAAGAATGTATGGAACTTTACAACATGCAACTTCAACCCGAAGAAATTACCGATTGCGACGGATGTAACTCTGATACAGGCCGGATTTTCGCAGGATGCTCCAATTGTAACATAAAAAAATGTGCACAGGCCAAAAACCTGAAAAGCTGTGCCTGTTGTCCCGATTTTTCCTGCTTAAAACTGGAAGAGATGTTTGCATTGGATCCTGACGCAAAAATACGCCTAGTAAAAATCCATAACTCAAACAAATTCAATTAA